From the Fusarium musae strain F31 chromosome 11, whole genome shotgun sequence genome, one window contains:
- a CDS encoding hypothetical protein (EggNog:ENOG41) has product MLLARTMVSAITPPPPSAPPYRLANLANLTLGYTVYPSWTQKDGLVAMTSPPSPPYNDDSSKAERYPLIINNALYTPPGVYSVRQLVATASPLLDVIISRLGPDGPNDVPARTVLVNGLAASLATTGRESTLPLVHSSQDTARREIVIQANKIAKTLVGYVHDSIDPTNAHTKIRLRSPCEGHLWTPAVASLLLGPRSDSQLMELYNEWLHRMILLRDSLIPFENYDKVPFVIPRDSDRGIRDLEEPRKLFLVHCLTGTIQHVAIVDLAKVFTARHLPRGGYGFQYSQGLVLPAFLSGSTSLHLLRYHPAHVYDSESEVLFDYEHKEYIDAPRTELAASEAVSGDGSWNLPSLLGVDTRVTESSLAIDAGKDALRRIVKLRLTLYSGKSVSVDLGQIARGRRYAYEVKAEKGSTNETSSPILSALSAQGAGGIHKTIVHDAADILSRPGLVISPRVKDGHGNTIHIIPTSDPILKLALLGKFYPENVILSREKDNIDALSKAGKGFAERLVILDRINEKAIS; this is encoded by the coding sequence ATGCTTCTGGCCCGTACAATGGTCTCCGCTATCactcctccccctccctccGCACCGCCCTACCGACTCGCCAATCTTGCAAATCTCACCTTGGGCTATACCGTCTACCCTTCGTGGACGCAGAAAGACGGGCTTGTTGCCATGACATCTCCCCCATCTCCTCCCTACAACGACGACTCTTCGAAAGCTGAGCGCTACCCTctgatcatcaacaatgcgCTCTACACTCCCCCGGGAGTTTATAGTGTCCGACAGCTGGTTGCGACCGCCTCACCCCTTCTCGATGTCATCATATCCCGCCTTGGTCCAGATGGCCCGAACGATGTCCCTGCTCGCACTGTCCTTGTAAATGGTCTGGCAGCTTCTCTTGCAACTACGGGTAGAGAATCTACACTACCACTGGTCCACTCGTCCCAGGATACTGCTCGCAGAGAGATTGTGATCCAAGCAAACAAGATCGCAAAGACACTTGTTGGATACGTCCACGATAGCATCGACCCTACCAACGCGCATACCAAGATACGACTCCGAAGTCCCTGTGAGGGACATCTTTGGACTCCAGCCGTTGCAAGCCTCCTATTGGGACCTCGGAGCGACTCGCAGCTAATGGAGCTCTATAATGAGTGGCTTCATCGGATGATTCTTCTTCGTGACAGTTTGATTCCCTTTGAGAACTACGACAAGGTGCCTTTCGTTATTCCTCGAGACTCAGACCGCGGTATCCGCGATCTAGAAGAGCCTCGGAAGCTTTTCCTTGTACACTGTCTGACAGGAACAATCCAGCATGTTGCTATTGTTGATCTGGCCAAAGTCTTCACAGCGCGACATCTGCCTCGAGGTGGCTATGGCTTCCAGTATTCTCAAGGCCTCGTTTTGCCAGCCTTCCTGTCCGGATCTACTTCTCTTCACCTACTACGTTATCATCCGGCCCATGTCTATGACTCGGAGAGCGAGGTCTTGTTTGACTATGAGCACAAGGAATACATCGATGCCCCCAGAACAGAGCTAGCAGCAAGTGAAGCAGTCTCTGGGGACGGTAGCTGGAACTTGCCCTCTCTGTTAGGGGTAGATACCAGGGTCACCGAGTCTTCTCTGGCCATCGACGCCGGGAAGGATGCTCTTCGGCGCATTGTCAAACTTCGCCTGACGCTGTACTCGGGGAAGTCTGTGTCTGTTGACCTTGGTCAGATCGCCCGTGGTCGACGTTACGCGTATGAAGTCAAAGCGGAGAAGGGATCTACAAATGAAACGTCATCACCCATCCTCAGTGCACTGTCCGCACAAGGTGCTGGTGGCATACACAAGACAATTGTCCACGACGCGGCAGACATCCTCTCGCGACCTGGACTTGTCATCTCACCGAGAGTAAAAGACGGTCATGGAAACACAATCCATATCATCCCCACGTCAGACCCTATTCTCAAGCTAGCGCTCCTGGGAAAGTTCTATCCTGAGAATGTGATCCTATCAAGAGAAAAGGATAATATCGATGCTCTTAGCAAGGCTGGTAAAGGGTTCGCGGAGCGCCTGGTAATCTTAGACCGGATCAATGAGAAGGCTATAAGCTAG
- a CDS encoding hypothetical protein (EggNog:ENOG41~MEROPS:MER0045095) yields the protein MGTIKVLIVDHYDSYTNNILQLLQGTQKGHDGQSYPEWSVSIIRFDQFSWDHFKSEILPHLDAIILSPGPGTPQREADFGFNARLIREVNIPILGICLGHQGIGTSFGANIIHAPNIKHGQICQIHHRGTGILSDVPPELQVTAWTYDPENPSKKVLMGLQHRERPVFGTQWHPESICSSHGKQILSNFRDIVLDFWVTSNPRNQWTKRRVLENASLPEHILQQNAVEQTGLGKALGTEVDPARPVSPYYVKSARIGKGPSAEIVFQTLFRGRSLDGEAWLDSAKRLSVSYWSWLEKFQQETIVANTETLPSESLDQETDIGQPLLQVGLIGYFGYELKRESLPGYQFTPPDEKDVSLKHSDSEQLFANTVLRLDNYTGEWTLFSLIRRGEEDPIGNAIGASSKIGIDEAEFDLYLNRVREVFDAPPSPPYVEAHPLPPFVALDNEASYSNTIWAAKQAIKEGETYELTLTTKFKAKSPEVDPYSLYLDLRKRNPAPYSAYIHFAAHDKTILSSSPERFISIDSNGVAEMKPIKGTLAVDPDPVEDERRKHQLATDVKELAENLMIVDLIRSDLHNISPPSSISVPKLLHVETYQTVHQLVTTIQSHVATSVGGTKVIERCFPPGSMTGAPKLRSVQILDSLEGQRERGIYSGSIGYICASGTVDQSVVIRTIVKSGNDLELGAGGAITWLSEADKEWDEVMVKANAVARGKGKAQVPGAAISHLGPFVEEEGHLRQEHPLRTAISA from the exons ATGGGCACGATTAAGGTTCTTATCGTTGATCATTATGATTCCTACACAAACAATATTctacaacttcttcaaggtaCTCAGAAAGGTCATGATGGACAGTCATATCCAGAGTGGAGTGTATCTATTATTCGATTTGACCAGTTCTCATG GGATCACTTCAAATCGGAAATCCTCCCTCACCTAGATGCCATCATCTTATCACCAGGACCCGGCACACCGCAGCGCGAAGCAGACTTTGGCTTCAATGCTAGGCTTATAAGAGAAGTCAACATTCCCATACTGGGGATCTGCCTTGGACATCAAGGCATTGGTACATCGTTCGGCGCCAATATCATTCATGCACCAAACATTAAACATGGTCAGATCTGTCAGATTCACCACCGCGGCACAGGTATCCTGAGCG ATGTCCCACCGGAGCTGCAAGTCACAGCATGGACATACGACCCAGAGAACCCCTCTAAAAAGGTTTTGATGGGACTTCAACATCGGGAACGCCCTGTGTTTGGCACCCAATGGCATCCAGAAAGCATTTGCTCTTCTCACGGGAAGCAGATCCTTTCAAACTTCCGAGATATCGTCTTGGACTTTTGGGTGACTAGTAATCCGAGAAACCAATGGACAAAGCGTAGAGTTCTTGAGAACGCGTCGCTGCCTGAACATATTCTTCAGCAGAATGCCGTTGAGCAAACCGGCCTGGGCAAGGCACTAGGTACAGAGGTTGACCCGGCACGACCGGTCTCACCTTATTACGTCAAGTCTGCTAGAATTGGCAAAGGTCCATCCGCAGAGATTGTGTTCCAAACATTGTTTCGGGGTAGATCATTAGACGGTGAGGCGTGGCTTGATAGTGCCAAG AGGCTGAGTGTTTCCTACTGGTCGTGGCTGGAGAAGTTCCAGCAGGAGACCATCGTGGCAAACACCGAAACACTCCCTTCTGAGTCGCTGGATCAAGAGACAGATATTGGTCAGCCTTTGCTCCAGGTTGGGCTCATCGGCTACTTTGGCTATGAGCTCAAGAGAGAATCACTACCTGGCTACCAGTTCACGCCACccgatgagaaggatgtcaGCTTGAAGCACAGCGATAGCGAGCAACTCTTCGCAAACACCGTGCTTCGGCTGGATAATTATACTGGAGAGTGGACACTGTTCAGTTTGATACGTCGAGGTGAAGAGGATCCAATCGGCAATGCCATTGGCGCCTCGAGCAAGATAGGCATCGACGAGGCCGAATTCGACCTTTATCTGAATCGTGTCCGTGAGGTGTTTGACGCACCGCCGTCGCCACCTTACGTTGAAGCGCACCCTTTGCCACCTTTCGTCGCGCTCGACAACGAGGCGTCCTATTCCAACACAATCTGGGCAGCCAAACAGGCCATCAAAGAAGGAGAGACCTACGAACTGACATTGACAACAAAGTTCAAGGCAAAGAGCCCCGAGGTAGATCCCTACAGCCTGTATCTTGACCTTCGGAAACGAAATCCGGCGCCTTATTCTGCCTATATCCACTTTGCCGCCCATGATAAGACCATCCTTTCATCATCGCCTGAGCGATTCATCTCCATCGATAGTAATGGAGTTGCAGAGATGAAGCCAATCAAGGGTACCCTTGCTGTTGACCCCGATCCAGTTGAGGACGAGAGGCGGAAGCATCAACTTGCGACCGATGTCAAAGAGCTAGCCGAGAATCTGATG ATCGTTGACCTCATTCGATCCGATCTTCACAACATCTCACCACCAAGCTCCATTTCTGTGCCGAAGCTGTTGCATGTAGAGACCTATCAAACTGTACACCAG CTTGTCACAACAATACAGTCCCATGTCGCCACGTCGGTAGGAGGAACCAAGGTCATCGAACGCTGTTTCCCACCTGGTTCCATGACGGGCGCTCCAAAACTTCGCTCAGTTCAGATACTCGACTCTCTCGAAGGTCAACGTGAGCGAGGTATATACTCTGGAAGTATTGGTTACATCTGTGCCAGCGGTACCGTCGACCAATCCGTCGTGATCCGCACAATCGTCAAGTCTGGCAATGATCTAGAACTCGGAGCGGGAGGGGCGATCACTTGGCTGAGTGAGGCGGACAAGGAATGGGACGAGGTCATGGTTAAAGCGAATGCTGTTGCTCGAGGAAAGGGAAAGGCGCAAGTACCTGGTGCCGCTATCAGTCACTTAGGACCATTCGTAGAGGAAGAGGGTCATCTACGACAGGAGCACCCGCTAAGAACTGCAATCAGCGCGTGA
- a CDS encoding hypothetical protein (EggNog:ENOG41): MHDAGDPSRSSATSNGLSLAAPQQQQLPAPASDGININGWHANTHTNRPNVGFGDPTLSPGQLERDGISLFNLTNETDASSRWQREIPWFSQNAFLSPELPISPELEDPMQGGGFTGASEDLNFDLLGSLGILTQNRITPGQASQQGGFSTMLNTPVSSDGHYPRTTSITNHQSNQNSPLDVETDTEQGKTLHGAVKAARGTELPNTAAPRQPYGISRNLQSCPFHRLHKDDDLIKMVSNYPSVMLQPGVYPPFVHHKLYRCSAGDVAEPLAKAFCCVGAFYASVPVSETFVYSLINEETNKLVKGFHQLPGSDADMLAVVHAMCIYQILGFFVSVNPEQTRAAESQQMFFLKMTRRLAKQYLQTSTAEDSEESNWRKWLMDETIRRTVFLVNAINTLSCRVQKQDPNYFEPLDNGLIHNLTLPAPEAVWKASSAEEWTLARSQLTADDFARTKVSVRRAVDQIKSIGRSGDRGTLVSPLQFDMFDDFTKLVIATADVQ; this comes from the exons ATGCATGACGCGGGGGACCCAAGCCGCAGCTCTGCCACCAGCAACGGCCTGTCACTTGCAGCTCCCCAACAACAGCAATTACCTGCACCTGCGTCTGACGGTATCAATATAAATGGGTGGCATGCAAACACGCATACAAACAGGCCAAATGTTGGCTTTGGAGATCCTACGCTAAGCCCAGGCCAGCTTGAGAGGGACGGTATTTCGTTATTTAACTTGACCAATGAGACAGACGCTTCGTCCCGATGGCAGCGAGAAATACCTTGGTTCTCACAGAATGCATTTCTCTCCCCCGAACTGCCTATATCGCCAGAGCTCGAAGACCCTATGCAAGGAGGCGGCTTCACGGGAGCTTCTGAGGATCTCAACTTCGATCTCCTAGGCTCACTTGGGATCTTGACTCAGAATCGGATTACTCCGGGCCAGGCCTCTCAACAGGGTGGATTTTCAACCATGCTGAATACTCCTGTCTCATCTGACGGTCACTacccaagaacaacatctATTACAAATCACCAGAGCAATCAGAACTCTCCACTTGATGTCGAGACCGATACCGAACAAGGCAAGACTCTTCATGGTGCCGTCAAAGCTGCGCGTGGTACGGAGTTGCCAAATACGGCTGCCCCACGTCAGCCATATGGCATCAGTCGAAATCTACAGTCATGTCCTTTTCACAGACTCCACAAAGACGATGATCTCATTAAAATGGTCAGCAACTACCCCAGTGTCATGTTACAACCTGGAGTATATCCACCATTTGTACATCACAAGCTTTACCGATGTTCTGCCGGGGATGTCGCAGAGCCGCTTGCTAAAGCGTTCTGCTGTGTCGGGGCTTTCTACGCATCTGTTCCTGTCAGTGAGACATTTGTTTACTCGCTTATAAACGAAGAGACCAACAAGCTTGTCAAAGGATTT CATCAATTACCCGGTTCTGATGCTGACATGCTTGCGGTGGTCCACGCCATGTGTATCTATCAGATCTTAGGCTTCTTTGTGAGCGTAAATCCAGAACAGACGCGCGCAGCTGAGTCACAGCAGATGTTCTTCCTCAAG ATGACCAGACGTCTCGCCAAACAATATCTTCAAACCTCAACAGCTGAGGACAGTGAAGAGAGCAACTGGCGCAAATGGCTCATGGACGAGACAATACGAAGAACTGTTTTCCTTGTCAATGCCATAAATACCCTTTCCTGTCGTGTTCAGAAGCAGGATCCAAACTACTTTGAGCCTCTGGACAACGGCCTCATTCACAACTTGACTCTCCCAGCACCTGAGGCTGTCTGGAAAGCCTCGTCAGCAGAGGAATGGACTCTCGCCAGGTCTCAACTTACCGCTGACGACTTTGCACGGACAAAGGTTAGTGTCCGCCGGGCTGTTGATCAGATAAAGAGTATTGGAAGGTCTGGAGATCGAGGCACTCTTGTTAGCCCGCTCCAATTTGATATGTTTGATGACTTCACAAAGCTAGTCATTGCTACAGCAGATGTCCAGTGA